A stretch of Henckelia pumila isolate YLH828 chromosome 4, ASM3356847v2, whole genome shotgun sequence DNA encodes these proteins:
- the LOC140861505 gene encoding LOW QUALITY PROTEIN: lysine-specific demethylase JMJ13 (The sequence of the model RefSeq protein was modified relative to this genomic sequence to represent the inferred CDS: inserted 1 base in 1 codon) yields MRQLAGRGGPPFRWVGKLSTQPAYLAVRDGPPRQFLVIFDCVGLLLGGIQEKTELDGGLFRNEMIIFCPVLRGLWALVIMTVEGRVCTLREAEXGIFLKRKRLQRMNRETLNDSTCRQSMTSRSGGDALKASAPCGVRIQSGADACSKFGYTSNDKDVLLKRKVAKFDTSDLEWTDKILECPVYCPTKEEFEDPLVYLQKIAPEASKYGICKIVSPVSASVPAGVVLMKEAGGFKFTTRVQPLRLAEWDTDDRVTFYMSGRNYTFRDFEKMANKFFARRYYSAGCLPSCYMEKEFWHEIACGKIESVEYACDVDGSAFSSSPSDPLAKSKWNLKKLSRLPKSVLRLLETSIPGVTEPMLYIGMLFSMFAWHVEDHYLYSINYHHCGAAKTWYGIPGHAALDFEKVVREHVYNRDILSADGEDGAFDVLLGKTTLFPPNILLKHNVPVYKAVQKPGDYVITFPRAYHAGFSHGFCCGEAVNFAVGDWFPLGSIASHRYALLNRIPIIPQEELLCKEAMLLYSSLDLKDPNYSNEELISHRSIKVSFATLIRFQHYARWCLTKSTKCTGVSSICYGTILCTICKRDCYAAYLNCKCYMHPVCLRHDIRSLDVPCEGSSTISVREDILKLEAAAKQFEQDKDVFNEVEQHCRNDEDFVSLSKLFSGALCDGYILYGKITSELGIESCSTENQIKLQLCNSHNRSSLCYGTEKSRTQTPDNSCIGRSSSLKSTQSFPKLDHVRKNTNSVNLLPVASRRQFISSVSEVPQSSCSEFGSQKISQAANARNNTNDESDESDSEIFRVKRRSPKLEKKILHDSMSRNGEQGLKRLKKHQAGLSTQVALSECSTAIVGCNSSFNSTEFKEARVISSSDKMARGSGLPISVKFKKMVNDGTWNKMQKDTRHEYELGKYSSKPPPIEIGPKRLKVRGPSILG; encoded by the exons ATGCGCCAGTTGGCGGGGAGGGGCGGCCCACCATTTAGGTGGGTTGGAAAATTATCAACCCAACCCGCCTATTTGGCAGTGCGGGACGGGCCACCCCGtcaatttttagttatatttg ATTGTGTAGGGCTTTTATTGGGTGGAATTCAGGAAAAGACGGAGTTGGACGGCGGCTTGTTTCGGAATGAGATG ATAATTTTCTGTCCTGTACTTCGTGGTTTATGGGCACTTGTTATTATGACA GTGGAAGGTAGGGTCTGTACGTTGAGAGAAGCTG TTGGAATTTTTCTGAAGCGTAAAAGGTTACAGCGAATGAACAGAGAAACATTGAATGACTCAACTTGCAGGCAGAGTATGACGAGTAGGAGCGGGGGAGATGCTTTAAAAGCTTCTGCTCCTTGTGGTGTGCGAATACAAAGTGGTGCTGATGCATGCTCAAAGTTTGGTTACACTTCAAATGATAAAGATGTACTTTTAAAGCGCAAGGTGGCAAAGTTCGACACATCTGACCTTGAATGGACTGATAAAATCCTTGAGTGTCCAGTGTACTGTCCAACTAAAGAGGAATTTGAGGATCCTTTAGTTTATTTGCAAAAGATAGCTCCAGAAGCATCAAAATATG GTATATGCAAGATCGTATCCCCCGTGAGTGCTTCTGTTCCTGCTGGTGTGGTTCTGATGAAAGAGGCTGGTGGTTTCAAATTTACAACAAGAGTGCAACCTCTTCGTTTAGCTGAATGGGATACTGATGACAGGGTTACCTTTTACATGAGTGGCAG GAACTATACATTTCGCGACTTCGAGAAAATGGCGAACAAGTTTTTTGCACGTAGATATTATAGTGCTGGATGCCTTCCTTCCTGTTACATGGAAAAAGAATTTTGGCATGAAATAGCTTGTGGAAAGATTGAAAGTGTTGAATATGCATGTGATGTTGATGGTAGTGCATTTTCATCTTCTCCCAGTGATCCACTTGCAAAATCCAAATGGAATCTGAAG AAACTCTCCCGGCTGCCAAAATCTGTTTTGCGCCTTCTGGAAACTTCAATCCCA GGAGTGACGGAGCCTATGCTTTATATCGGAATGCTATTTAGCATGTTTGCTTGGCATGTCGAAGATCATTACCTGTATAG CATCAATTATCATCATTGTGGGGCAGCAAAAACATGGTATGGAATTCCTGGTCATGCTGCTCTCGATTTTGAAAAAGTGGTAAGGGAGCATGTGTACAATCGTGATATCCTATCAGCTGATGGGGAGGATGGTGCTTTCGATGTACTCTTGGGGAAGACAACTTTGTTTCCGCCAAATATCTTATTAAAACACAATGTTCCGGTTTATAAAGCCGTACAAAAGCCAGGGGATTATGTAATAACTTTCCCCAGGGCTTATCATGCTGGATTTAGTCATG GTTTTTGTTGTGGTGAAGCTGTTAATTTTGCAGTTGGTGATTGGTTTCCCCTGGGATCAATCGCCAGTCATCGTTATGCTCTGCTTAATAGGATTCCAATCATTCCCCAAGAAGAGCTTCTGTGCAAAGAAGCCATGTTGCTTTATTCCAGTCTGGACCTTAAAGACCCCAACTATTCAAATGAAGAGTTGATATCTCATAGAAGCATTAAAGTTTCTTTTGCAACATTAATCCGTTTCCAGCATTATGCTCGATGGTGCCTAACAAAATCAACCAAATGCACTGGTGTTTCTTCTATTTGCTATGGAACAATTCTTTGTACCATATGCAAGCGGGATTGTTATGCAGCGTATCTAAATTGCAAGTGTTACATGCATCCTGTGTGCCTTCGCCATG ATATCAGATCACTTGATGTGCCTTGCGAAGGCTCTTCAACCATTTCTGTTAGGGAGGATATCTTGAAATTGGAAGCAGCAGCGAAGCAATTCGAGCAGGATAAAGATGTATTTAATGAGGTCGAACAGCATTGTAGAAATGACGAGGACTTTGTTTCTTTATCTAAATTATTCTCAGGAGCTTTGTGTGATGGTTATATTCTGTATGGCAAGATTACTTCCGAGTTAGGAATCGAAAGTTGTTCTACTGAGAATCAAATTAAGCTCCAACTATGTAATTCTCACAATCGCTCCAGCTTGTGCTATGGAACTGAGAAAAGTAGAACTCAAACTCCAGATAATTCATGTATTGGTCGGTCATCATCATTGAAGTCGACTCAAAGTTTTCCCAAACTTGACCAT GTGCGAAAGAACACCAACTCAGTCAATCTCTTACCTGTGGCATCTCGTAGGCAATTCATTTCCTCTGTCTCTGAAGTTCCACAATCCTCTTGTAGCGAATTTGGCTCCCAAAAGATTTCTCAGGCAGCTAATGCTAGAAATAACACTAATGACGAAAGTGATGAGTCTGATTCAGAAATATTCAGGGTCAAAAGGCGGTCTCCAAAATTGGAAAAGAAAATCTTGCACGATTCCATGTCTCGTAATGGGGAACAG GGTCTGAAACGATTAAAGAAGCATCAAGCAGGACTCTCTACGCAGGTTGCATTATCCGAATGTTCAACTGCTATTGTAGGTTGTAATTCTAGCTTCAATTCAACTGAGTTTAAAGAAGCTCGTGTTATTTCCTCTAGCGACAAAATGGCTAGAGGAAGCGGTCTTCCCATCTCCGTTAAGTTCAAGAAAATGGTAAATGATGGAACATGGAACAAAATGCAGAAAGATACAAGACACGAGTATGAGTTGGGGAAATACTCAAGTAAACCTCCTCCAATAGAAATCGGACCAAAACGTCTTAAAGTCAGAGGACCATCGATCTTAGGGTAG